The DNA region ACCAAAAATGCGGTAGAGACTCTCAGTGTAACCGAGCATAGTTTTTTTATCACGTGACTGTTTTAGTAATAAATGTTTACCTGCCAGTGTGGCGGAAAGCCTTGCGAGATTTACTCGCCAAATGGAACatctacccgcatttggcgcttGGCGGGTGTTAATCTCAGACCCTGCCAAAATCTCTTCACTCCTTTAACAGGGACACTGTACAGCAGCTCTCAGgaaggcattttttttatttgtttatttgttgaaaGTTTTCTCAATCTAAAACTGTTCTTTATTCCCTCTTTTTTTAGTGTCTCTGATACCTACTGTGAAGACATCATGGATGTAGTCACAACTCCCACCAAACACAATCACATCGAAGTCATTGCCTGGACTCGCTGTGTGCCACAACCTTGGACAAGAGAAAAGATGCAGGACAAACAATTTAACATCTTCTCGCAATttcaaaaatcctaaaaaatGAACAACCAGCAACTTTTGGTTACACAGTCTGCAAGTATTCCTGCTTTTCTACCTTGGCTTAGACTTAAAGGAATGCTCGACTTCTCTCCATTTTTTCGTTTTAACATCAAACAACCACCGATCACCTGatggaataaaatatgttttatcgAGAAGAAACATTTCAAGGgacatataaatatatcagtGGTACACTTTCTTACTCATTGGTTTGTAGTCTACACTGAGGCCTCCAATCAGAAACAAGGTGCCGTCTGATACCGCTGTGATCGTATGCCACGATCTGCCCACTGGATAGTTGGACGCCGGGATTCTGGGAAACAGATTTTGCACAATGCTGTCAAAGACAAACCAGCCAAAAGCTTAGGTTGCTTTACATATGAATTGTTATGTTGACAGAGCACATTTTGTAGCTTACAGGACTGCACAAGTACTATCTGAATGCAGGCATATTCTATGCTGGTCCAACTCCTGTGTCTGTGCTGTCTTTGTATGTTTTTCTgcctctcttcatctcttcacTGTGTCTATTatgtaaacctaaagaaaaaGAACTAATAAAATACAGGATGGAAACTTCAACATGTTTTAAGACTGTCATGCAATCACACACAGTGCATACATTTCTGACCACGTCCATGATTCAAGGTCGAGGCAATGAATGTCACTCATCCAAGTTccctgtatttaaaaaaaaaagaggagcacaaacacagactttgATTGGTGTTTCTGTGCTTTTTGACTCCCAGGTGTCTACTAATGAGCCCAGTCGCACAGTactttgtgaaatagtcacaataattaaatttatttatttgtgtacacacacacgaaTTTCCTTTTTGTGagggtcagcacaaaatcaattcttatgtaatccacataactgtgaaccgggaagtatgaAGAGCGGCGAATGTCGCATATGGAGGAGgctggggtggatgggtggatcaaaaaacacctgacttttacccaggagatcactgtcatgtcccgtgtgaaacccgaagtcagcgttgatttatttgtcacgtaacttccatacttaagttgcAGCACTTCTGGTGTAATTTTAACCccaactgcgatcttttcctaaacctaactaagacgttttgttacctaaacctaaccaactgaagtggaaactgacacatgcgtcacgtgttgctggacattcgtaggaaatcgcatgaaaaatacgttgttaaaagtcatgctgagcatctcaggggaaaaaaaacaaaattcggGTTTATGTACAAATCGATACAattttgtgactttttcatgaactgccatgagactgtgttggagcCAATGACTGTGTGCAGATATATGAGAATAACTGAAACGCATGTAAAGCTCTCACCTCGACTCTGCCTCCACAAATGTATCCTCTACAACCAAGAGTGGCACTGGCGTGGGCTGCCCTGGGGGCTGGGGCACGACCCTGCGTACAGAAACTGTCACTGTCAACTTTTTAGAGCTATCAAAAATATTCTTtgagtgtttttacatttactaAAATTGCCGTCTTATGAAGAAATATCGCTAACCTGAATCTACATACTGtattcagtgtgtgttcagtgtttgtAACTGACTCACATGGGTTTGTGGTTCACTCCAACTGGCTTTCATGGGGTCAAATATATGAACCTCGTTGTTCCATCCCCAGAGGACATCctctaacttaaaaaaaacaactagatagctttaaaggtgcattaaCAGGAGTCAAAACAACAATACAAACTATGATTTCAAGGGAAAAATAGACAGTATCCCTGCCAAAATATTACCCATGATGCTGCATCTATAATGAAGCTTTTGTCCCTGATGTCAAAATCATCCAGTGGTTTCTCACCATATCCTCCAAAGTAGATGATTCTGGAGAATATTAAAGAAAGGTTAACATATTTGCCACCATGCAAGTGCAGATTATGGCTTTAGTTCATAATGGAGTGATCAAAATCTAAATTTCAGATATTGCATCCTTGTAAATAAGGTTTATaccaaaataaagaaataatggatgcaaaatgtattattttaaaatgaaccaAAGCAAAAAATGTACACAGTGAGTagatttaaaatcacaatatacatatatatatatatatatactgtatatacatatgggCAGTAGGTTAAAAGCTTAAAATGGCAACCCTTCCTTTGTGAATTCTGCAGTAAGAAAGTAGTCAGTTAAACTATGCATACATCCTCATAGACATAGCTTACTTTCCATTGTAAACCCAGCAGGACAGTTTGTCTCGACGTGAGGGAGCAGAGCCAATGTCATGTATGATCTTCCTCCATGTGTATTTGCCGTCTGTCAGGTTGACACAGTAGATCTGCTTGAAGTCAAACACTGATCACTTCATGTCAACTCTACTCAGCCTAAGCTGTGATTCTTACTGTAGGTCTGTCCACTCTGATCCAGCGTTTGTCcttatttgttgtatttaaatgttttttaaaatgttttttcctttctttacaTTTACAGAAACGTTTAGAAGAGTTTATTTTTTGGTAACTGATGAAAATCCCTTACGACAGTAGAAATTTGaggtgtttttatgttaccaaATAGCTATCAAATAGTACACATTTTATAACAAACTGCGACAGCTCTTTATAAAATTCCTGTCCATTCAGCAGTGTGCCCAACCCTTTTAAATCTGTCACATCTACCAAAGCCAATAATCTCACTGCTTTCCTCAGATATCAGCCTCACCTCATTGGTCTCTCCAATGTCATCACAACCTCCAAATATGTACAAGTGTCTATTCAGAAAGCAGCCGCAGGTCCCACACATAGAGGGAGGGACTTCCCCTGTCGTGTTGAAAAGTTTCCTTcagaataagaaaaaatgtgGTTAAACTACTAATGACACAGCGTGCAGCAACAAGACAGAAGGCAGTTTAGAGCTAGTACTTATCATTCCAAACAAAGTACAACTTTGtctgaaaataacagaaataaaaaatgaatataatggGAAAACAAGTGTTTCTTTTGACCTGTAGCAgctatattttgaatttaattaatattcttACCATACACCTCGCTCATAGTCATATACCCAGATTTCATCACTGAGTAGATAGACGACTTCACCAGCAACTGACTGTAGAGAATACAACATGTTTGTTACTATGAAATTAATATTATAGgcctatataatatatttatatatttatttttccttttgggGCAGGTTGCTCCAAATTCCTGCGTCTTGTATCATTTTAAACATAGGCCCCTATCTGAAAAAGTACCCTAATTTAACGCCAAgcttgttaataataataataataatgaatttaatttatacAGCATACTTTAAAATACAGCGAATTTTCAATCACAATACAATGTTAAGACATTTTAGAAACATGCGATTAAAAGTGTCAAAATAGGATGAATAAAATTATAGACAATATATTTCCTGACAGAAGTTAAAAGTAACTAAAATTACTATAAAATCATAGTAATTCTAAAAACCTTCGGGAAAGCTAACAggaacaggtgagttttaagattagatttaaaaacagcaaGTGAGTCTGAGGCCCTAATTTTGGGAAACAAtgttgttatatactgtatatacacatacatacagacagatagatagatagactagAAAACCCATCTTAAACCAAAtacttgttgtgtttttgcttgtttttcatCTTTGTTATTTGCAGTA from Sebastes umbrosus isolate fSebUmb1 chromosome 16, fSebUmb1.pri, whole genome shotgun sequence includes:
- the LOC119504507 gene encoding kelch domain-containing protein 1-like isoform X1, which codes for MNTLPLHVHSQQPGMDPASERQICSELLPPERSGHTAVVEDNLLYVWGGFRSVAGEVVYLLSDEIWVYDYERGVWKLFNTTGEVPPSMCGTCGCFLNRHLYIFGGCDDIGETNEIYCVNLTDGKYTWRKIIHDIGSAPSRRDKLSCWVYNGKIIYFGGYGEKPLDDFDIRDKSFIIDAASWLEDVLWGWNNEVHIFDPMKASWSEPQTHGRAPAPRAAHASATLGCRGYICGGRVEGTWMSDIHCLDLESWTWSEIIPASNYPVGRSWHTITAVSDGTLFLIGGLSVDYKPMSDRWLFDVKTKKWREVEHSFKSKPRLWHTASPGNDFDVIVFGGSCDYIHDVFTGHCNDALILQMQPYPLFRICEDYIAKTVWNNKVLRNQLPLLPLKLLTAVQRRTSFYRPSKNQQH
- the LOC119504507 gene encoding kelch domain-containing protein 1-like isoform X3, producing MNTLPLHVHSQQPGMDPASERQICSELLPPERSGHTAVVEDNLLYVWGGFRSVAGEVVYLLSDEIWVYDYERGVWKLFNTTGEVPPSMCGTCGCFLNRHLYIFGGCDDIGETNEIYCVNLTDGKYTWRKIIHDIGSAPSRRDKLSCWVYNGKIIYFGGYGEKPLDDFDIRDKSFIIDAASWLEDVLWGWNNEVHIFDPMKASWSEPQTHGRAPAPRAAHASATLGCRGYICGGRVENPGVQLSSGQIVAYDHSGIRRHLVSDWRPQCRLQTNELWHTASPGNDFDVIVFGGSCDYIHDVFTGHCNDALILQMQPYPLFRICEDYIAKTVWNNKVLRNQLPLLPLKLLTAVQRRTSFYRPSKNQQH
- the LOC119504507 gene encoding kelch domain-containing protein 1-like isoform X2; translated protein: MTLQPGMDPASERQICSELLPPERSGHTAVVEDNLLYVWGGFRSVAGEVVYLLSDEIWVYDYERGVWKLFNTTGEVPPSMCGTCGCFLNRHLYIFGGCDDIGETNEIYCVNLTDGKYTWRKIIHDIGSAPSRRDKLSCWVYNGKIIYFGGYGEKPLDDFDIRDKSFIIDAASWLEDVLWGWNNEVHIFDPMKASWSEPQTHGRAPAPRAAHASATLGCRGYICGGRVEGTWMSDIHCLDLESWTWSEIIPASNYPVGRSWHTITAVSDGTLFLIGGLSVDYKPMSDRWLFDVKTKKWREVEHSFKSKPRLWHTASPGNDFDVIVFGGSCDYIHDVFTGHCNDALILQMQPYPLFRICEDYIAKTVWNNKVLRNQLPLLPLKLLTAVQRRTSFYRPSKNQQH
- the LOC119504507 gene encoding kelch domain-containing protein 1-like isoform X4, which gives rise to MNTLPLHVHSQQPGMDPASERQICSELLPPERSGHTAVVEDNLLYVWGGFRSVAGEVVYLLSDEIWVYDYERGVWKLFNTTGEVPPSMCGTCGCFLNRHLYIFGGCDDIGETNEIYCVNLTDGKYTWRKIIHDIGSAPSRRDKLSCWVYNGKVVPQPPGQPTPVPLLVVEDTFVEAESRIPASNYPVGRSWHTITAVSDGTLFLIGGLSVDYKPMSDRWLFDVKTKKWREVEHSFKSKPRLWHTASPGNDFDVIVFGGSCDYIHDVFTGHCNDALILQMQPYPLFRICEDYIAKTVWNNKVLRNQLPLLPLKLLTAVQRRTSFYRPSKNQQH